A region of Actinomycetota bacterium DNA encodes the following proteins:
- a CDS encoding nucleotidyltransferase family protein translates to MRALLLAAGLGTRLGELTKSVPKCLVEVGGEPILGRLLRQLSAAGVTEFLINTHHLESQVREWVGSSEWRDAIQLTHEPMLLGTAGTLRRNWDFFQGSDGMVLHADNYFDFDLTELRLAFQERPRGVDMTMLTFIADDPSAFGVVELDDRRVVIGFHEKVVNPPTALASAATFAFSPMIVDAIEQLPPDSADISRDLIPLLLGRINVLKMSTQVIDIGTLESLVKARELEQF, encoded by the coding sequence GTGAGGGCACTGCTCTTGGCCGCTGGTCTTGGCACGCGCCTCGGGGAACTGACCAAATCGGTGCCGAAGTGTCTTGTTGAAGTAGGGGGAGAGCCCATCCTCGGACGCCTCTTGCGGCAGCTGTCTGCCGCCGGGGTAACTGAGTTCTTGATCAATACCCATCATCTTGAGTCACAGGTTCGCGAATGGGTTGGCTCAAGTGAGTGGCGTGATGCAATTCAACTCACGCACGAACCAATGCTGCTTGGCACCGCTGGAACCCTTCGACGAAATTGGGATTTCTTCCAAGGATCAGACGGCATGGTGTTGCATGCTGACAACTACTTCGACTTCGATCTCACCGAACTTCGACTCGCATTCCAGGAGCGACCTCGCGGCGTCGATATGACGATGCTTACGTTCATCGCTGATGATCCCAGCGCATTCGGGGTCGTGGAACTGGATGACCGCCGGGTCGTCATTGGCTTCCACGAGAAAGTGGTGAACCCGCCAACGGCGCTGGCAAGTGCGGCAACCTTTGCGTTCTCGCCGATGATCGTTGACGCAATTGAACAGCTCCCGCCTGACTCGGCTGATATCAGCCGAGATCTGATTCCCTTGCTTCTCGGGCGCATCAATGTGCTCAAGATGTCGACTCAGGTGATCGACATCGGCACTCTGGAGTCCTTGGTAAAGGCC
- a CDS encoding zinc-binding dehydrogenase, translating to MSSPDAFQAAVLRELGGALSIEQIAAPELALGQVLVRLDYSGVCRSQLMEVRGLRGADAWLPHLLGHEGSGEVIHTGPGVTKVAAGDQVILGWIKGAGLDAPGAIYGSDAGPVNSGPVTTFSEYVVAAESRVYPQPSVITGPSAVLYGCALLTGAGMAINEIDLGSHDSVLVLGLGGVGMAALIGALSRCPAQVIAADPSAAKRALASRLGARHVLDPTAVDFLATVRDLTGGGADFCLEAAGSIQTIELGFACLRPKSGSLVFASHPAAGELISLDPHDLIQGKSIRGSWGGACVPERDIPRIATAVQELGIDLEILLERSYLLGSISEAFTDLEAGTVVRPYIDLRPQGVAGA from the coding sequence ATGAGTTCGCCCGACGCCTTTCAGGCAGCAGTGCTGCGTGAGCTCGGTGGCGCACTGTCAATTGAACAGATTGCTGCGCCCGAGCTTGCCCTAGGCCAGGTGCTCGTTCGCCTGGACTACAGCGGTGTGTGCCGAAGTCAGTTGATGGAAGTGCGCGGTCTCCGCGGGGCAGATGCATGGCTGCCGCATCTTCTTGGTCATGAGGGATCCGGCGAGGTCATTCACACCGGACCTGGTGTCACCAAGGTGGCGGCAGGGGATCAGGTCATTCTGGGCTGGATCAAGGGTGCGGGGCTTGATGCACCCGGCGCGATCTACGGTTCTGATGCGGGCCCCGTCAATTCCGGGCCAGTGACCACGTTCAGCGAATACGTGGTGGCAGCTGAAAGCCGCGTCTATCCGCAACCATCGGTGATTACTGGACCATCGGCGGTGCTTTACGGCTGTGCGTTGCTAACTGGAGCCGGAATGGCGATCAATGAGATTGACCTGGGTTCGCACGACTCAGTGTTGGTGCTTGGACTTGGCGGCGTCGGGATGGCAGCACTCATTGGGGCGCTGAGTCGGTGCCCGGCGCAGGTGATCGCGGCTGATCCTTCAGCTGCCAAGCGAGCTTTGGCAAGCAGGCTGGGTGCTCGTCATGTGCTTGACCCAACTGCCGTTGATTTCCTCGCCACTGTTCGTGATCTGACTGGTGGCGGTGCGGATTTCTGCCTGGAGGCCGCGGGATCTATCCAGACAATCGAACTCGGCTTCGCGTGCCTGCGTCCCAAAAGCGGCTCTTTGGTATTCGCCTCGCATCCGGCTGCGGGTGAGTTGATCTCTCTGGATCCCCACGATTTGATCCAGGGCAAGAGCATTCGAGGTTCGTGGGGCGGGGCCTGCGTGCCCGAACGCGATATCCCGCGCATAGCCACCGCCGTGCAGGAACTCGGAATTGATCTGGAAATCCTGCTAGAGCGCTCTTACTTACTAGGCTCGATTAGTGAAGCCTTCACTGATCTTGAGGCCGGTACGGTTGTGCGGCCTTACATCGATTTGAGACCCCAAGGAGTTGCAGGTGCCTGA
- a CDS encoding glycosyltransferase family 1 protein → MSMRVAYDREMFVRQERGGITRYFSELIRCLADHPELGIEPSLTFSRCSNEHLLAALPEMTAAMPTLRLVPRGVPRMVNSEDLIKDSYLRYRAGSRGKSEQFDWLHATSYRPMKSDLAHGTRIAVSIYDMFAVGGEARRWADPHRGKRELASRADLVIAISQTTAGLFNELLPGNEAKVVVTPLGVRSEFFEQTESVQAPIAFPYLLFVGARALYKRFDLLCAALELVRNRGHDIGLVVAGAPVTDEELAMVGSAARTDRFCALTPTDAELAALYQRATAFVFPSEMEGFGLPLLEAAAAGCPLIASDIPIFHEVAGDAGWFFSSGDAESLAVTIESVLNSSVDRVAKQGLGRERAQESTWMATATATANAYLAFA, encoded by the coding sequence ATGAGCATGCGCGTGGCATATGACCGCGAGATGTTCGTGCGCCAGGAGCGCGGCGGTATCACTCGGTACTTCTCGGAGTTGATCAGATGTCTGGCCGATCATCCGGAGTTGGGCATTGAGCCGAGCCTGACGTTCTCGCGCTGCAGTAATGAGCACCTGCTTGCTGCCCTGCCCGAGATGACTGCGGCGATGCCCACGCTTCGGTTGGTGCCGCGTGGCGTGCCGCGCATGGTGAACAGCGAAGACCTGATCAAGGACAGTTATCTGCGGTACCGGGCAGGCTCACGGGGGAAGTCCGAGCAATTCGATTGGCTCCATGCCACGTCCTACCGCCCGATGAAATCCGATCTTGCGCACGGCACCCGCATTGCCGTCTCCATATACGACATGTTCGCCGTTGGGGGAGAAGCGAGGCGTTGGGCGGATCCACATCGCGGCAAACGTGAACTAGCGAGCCGGGCTGATCTCGTTATTGCCATTTCGCAGACTACGGCGGGGCTCTTCAATGAGTTGCTGCCAGGCAATGAAGCCAAAGTCGTGGTTACACCGCTTGGCGTGCGATCGGAGTTCTTCGAACAGACTGAATCGGTGCAAGCACCCATCGCATTTCCGTATCTCCTGTTCGTCGGTGCCAGGGCGCTCTACAAGCGTTTTGACTTGCTGTGTGCAGCACTGGAACTTGTGCGCAATCGGGGTCACGACATCGGCCTCGTTGTTGCTGGCGCGCCAGTGACTGACGAGGAACTCGCCATGGTCGGTTCGGCGGCAAGAACTGATCGCTTTTGCGCTCTGACCCCGACTGATGCCGAGCTCGCTGCGCTGTACCAGCGGGCAACTGCATTTGTCTTCCCGTCCGAAATGGAAGGCTTCGGGCTGCCACTCCTGGAGGCCGCGGCGGCTGGCTGTCCGCTCATCGCCTCGGACATTCCCATCTTCCATGAGGTCGCAGGTGATGCTGGCTGGTTTTTCAGTTCAGGCGATGCCGAGAGCCTGGCCGTCACGATCGAAAGTGTGCTCAACAGTTCTGTTGATCGAGTCGCCAAGCAGGGGCTTGGCCGCGAACGTGCGCAGGAATCCACTTGGATGGCCACAGCCACAGCCACAGCCAATGCATATTTGGCATTCGCATGA
- a CDS encoding PfkB family carbohydrate kinase — translation MPESGTAFVSGVFNVVHPGHMRLLRFAKELRGTLVVGILSDQLAGSAASVRERDRLEGVRSLRFVDEAFLIEEPLEDVILDLKPDVVVKGREHELGWNLEKDVVDSYGGSLLFGSGEVFVDGEDYLGLDGGIVERAQVRLPMAFMERHGITADRLLGILEDFKQRSVVVVGDVMADEYISCHALGMSQEDPTVVVTPIDSELFLGGAGIVAAHAAGLGSRSALFSVVGADDTAEFIRASLQDCGVETTLIEDANRPTTLKQRYRAAGKTLLRVSHLQQGPIAEQLQQQLGDEVHKQLSNADVLIFSDFNYGCLPQAVVARICSDAQADGIVLAADSQSSSQVGNVARFKGMHLITPTEREARLATRNSDDGLVVLADELRELAQARLVFLTLGGDGVLIRGQDTDEPAITDQVAALNQRPFDVAGAGDSMLVVSALAIACGASGMEAAVLGSVASAIQVSRIGNTPLAIADIQGVLKQ, via the coding sequence GTGCCTGAGTCGGGAACTGCCTTCGTATCCGGGGTATTCAATGTGGTCCACCCAGGGCACATGCGACTGCTGCGATTTGCCAAGGAATTGCGGGGCACCCTTGTCGTGGGAATCCTGAGTGACCAACTGGCCGGGTCAGCCGCCAGTGTTCGCGAGCGCGATCGGCTTGAAGGCGTGCGAAGCCTGCGATTTGTTGACGAGGCATTTCTCATCGAGGAGCCCTTGGAAGATGTCATTCTGGATCTCAAGCCCGACGTGGTGGTCAAGGGTCGCGAGCATGAGCTCGGGTGGAATCTTGAGAAGGATGTGGTCGACAGTTACGGCGGCAGCCTGCTATTCGGCTCGGGTGAGGTGTTCGTCGACGGTGAGGATTACCTCGGGCTTGACGGCGGAATTGTGGAACGGGCACAGGTGCGCCTGCCGATGGCCTTCATGGAACGCCACGGGATCACCGCTGATCGATTGCTTGGAATTCTTGAGGACTTCAAGCAACGCAGCGTTGTCGTTGTCGGCGACGTGATGGCCGATGAGTACATCTCCTGCCATGCACTAGGAATGTCCCAGGAGGATCCAACTGTCGTGGTGACTCCCATCGACAGTGAGTTGTTCCTGGGCGGTGCCGGAATCGTTGCTGCTCACGCCGCTGGGCTTGGCAGCCGCTCCGCGCTGTTCAGTGTGGTCGGCGCTGACGACACTGCCGAGTTCATCCGCGCATCCCTCCAGGACTGCGGCGTTGAGACCACGCTCATTGAAGACGCCAACAGGCCAACCACGTTGAAGCAGCGTTATCGCGCGGCGGGCAAGACCTTGCTGCGAGTGAGTCATCTGCAACAGGGTCCGATTGCCGAGCAACTTCAGCAGCAACTCGGCGATGAAGTGCACAAGCAACTGTCCAACGCCGATGTCCTGATATTCTCAGATTTCAATTACGGATGCCTGCCGCAAGCTGTAGTCGCGCGCATCTGCAGCGACGCCCAAGCCGATGGCATCGTGCTTGCGGCCGACAGCCAGTCCTCCTCGCAGGTCGGCAACGTGGCCCGCTTCAAGGGCATGCACCTGATCACTCCCACTGAGCGCGAGGCGCGGTTGGCTACGCGCAATAGCGATGATGGTCTGGTGGTGCTCGCTGATGAACTGCGCGAGCTGGCCCAGGCCCGACTCGTGTTCTTGACTCTTGGTGGAGACGGAGTGCTGATTCGCGGGCAGGACACTGATGAGCCGGCGATCACCGATCAGGTTGCTGCGCTGAATCAGCGGCCCTTCGATGTGGCCGGCGCGGGTGATTCGATGCTGGTGGTCAGCGCCTTGGCGATCGCCTGTGGCGCCTCGGGCATGGAGGCAGCTGTCCTCGGTTCGGTGGCATCGGCAATTCAGGTCTCGCGCATTGGCAATACGCCGTTGGCCATCGCCGACATCCAAGGTGTGCTCAAACAGTGA